From Micrococcus porci, one genomic window encodes:
- a CDS encoding polysaccharide deacetylase family protein has product MPSHPRLRLTAGLAALALALTACGGAEQQPAAGSPAPASSSSSAAASTSPSSTASASSDEADEASSSAASASESSAAASSSLGASTSAGAPSPTDGSGSWSPSAAGTPSAAGSSSASAPRSTWSPAAPTAKPSAAPVHAAAPVEADLGGPTTGVAPADTPVAVSSTAPVVEKADPVHVAPAHPAAPSASQAPSTTQAPSASSSAATRTPSASASASASSAPAATAPAHTAPVPHAGVDCRAVKCIALTFDDGPGRSTARLLDILSAERVPATFYLVGHSAEINPSLVKRMTAEGHQVGNHSYDHPNLTTLSPAQIASQITRSDAAIRAAGGRPSTVRAPYGALNESVLSTFGGLPAAGNVTWTVDTRDWEHRNPAKTLAAVQQGATPGGIVLMHDIHATSVDAVPAVIAYLRSQGYTFVTVDTITGGVTPGTTVRRGMHP; this is encoded by the coding sequence ATGCCTTCCCACCCCCGCCTCCGTCTCACCGCCGGCCTGGCCGCCCTCGCCCTCGCCCTCACGGCGTGCGGAGGCGCGGAGCAGCAGCCCGCAGCCGGGAGCCCCGCGCCCGCCTCCTCGTCCTCCTCCGCCGCCGCCTCGACGAGCCCGTCCTCGACGGCGTCCGCGTCCTCCGACGAGGCGGACGAGGCGTCGTCCTCCGCCGCCTCGGCCTCCGAGTCCTCGGCCGCCGCGTCGTCCTCCCTCGGCGCGTCGACGTCCGCAGGTGCCCCGTCGCCGACCGACGGGTCCGGATCCTGGTCCCCGTCCGCAGCGGGCACGCCGTCCGCCGCCGGCTCGAGCTCAGCGAGCGCGCCCCGCTCGACGTGGTCCCCGGCCGCCCCCACCGCCAAGCCCAGCGCCGCGCCGGTTCACGCCGCGGCGCCGGTCGAGGCCGACCTCGGCGGGCCGACGACGGGTGTCGCCCCGGCGGACACCCCGGTGGCCGTCTCCTCCACGGCCCCCGTGGTGGAGAAGGCGGACCCCGTCCACGTCGCCCCCGCCCACCCCGCGGCCCCCTCCGCCTCGCAGGCCCCGTCTACGACGCAGGCCCCGTCCGCGTCGTCGTCGGCCGCCACCCGCACGCCCTCCGCGTCCGCCTCCGCATCGGCCTCCTCCGCCCCGGCCGCCACGGCCCCGGCCCACACCGCCCCCGTGCCCCACGCCGGCGTGGACTGCCGCGCCGTCAAGTGCATCGCCCTGACCTTCGACGACGGCCCCGGCCGCTCGACGGCCCGCCTGCTGGACATCCTCTCCGCCGAGCGCGTGCCGGCGACCTTCTACCTGGTCGGCCACAGCGCGGAGATCAACCCGTCCCTCGTGAAGCGGATGACCGCCGAGGGCCACCAGGTGGGCAACCACTCCTACGACCACCCGAACCTGACCACGCTCTCCCCCGCCCAGATCGCCTCCCAGATCACCCGCTCCGACGCCGCGATCCGGGCGGCCGGCGGGCGACCGAGCACGGTCCGCGCCCCCTACGGCGCACTGAACGAGTCCGTGCTCTCCACCTTCGGCGGCCTGCCCGCCGCGGGCAACGTGACCTGGACGGTGGACACCCGGGACTGGGAGCACAGGAACCCGGCCAAGACCCTGGCCGCCGTGCAGCAGGGGGCGACCCCGGGCGGGATCGTGCTCATGCACGACATCCACGCCACCTCCGTCGACGCCGTCCCCGCCGTGATCGCGTACCTCCGCTCCCAGGGCTACACGTTCGTCACCGTGGACACCATCACCGGCGGCGTCACCCCCGGCACCACCGTCCGCCGCGGCATGCACCCGTGA
- a CDS encoding DedA family protein encodes MSALSTLPLLAAAGTPDYGWLGNTIVAIMEAIGPVGVGLAVFAENIFPPIPSEVILPLAGFTAAGGAFSPHAALIWATVGSVVGALALYGLGAWLGRRRLYRIAAWMPLVDVSDVERTEKWFARYGYWTVFVGRMVPVFRSLISIPAGIERMNVAKFTLFTALGSLLWNAIFVYGGYALGENFHVISDYADMFSNIVMVLILVFLAVWVVLRLRRNRGRAADPAVDHEDPEAAAARVEAEIKALQHRK; translated from the coding sequence ATGTCAGCCCTCAGCACCCTCCCCCTGCTCGCCGCCGCCGGCACCCCCGACTACGGGTGGCTCGGCAACACGATCGTCGCGATCATGGAGGCGATCGGACCGGTGGGCGTGGGCCTGGCGGTGTTCGCGGAGAACATCTTCCCGCCGATCCCCTCCGAGGTGATCCTGCCCCTGGCCGGGTTCACCGCGGCCGGCGGCGCGTTCAGCCCCCACGCCGCCCTGATCTGGGCGACCGTCGGCTCCGTGGTCGGCGCGCTGGCGCTCTACGGCCTGGGCGCGTGGCTCGGCCGACGCCGCCTGTACCGGATCGCCGCGTGGATGCCGCTGGTGGACGTGTCCGACGTCGAGAGGACGGAGAAGTGGTTCGCCCGCTACGGGTACTGGACCGTCTTCGTGGGCCGCATGGTCCCCGTCTTCCGCTCGCTCATCTCCATCCCCGCCGGCATCGAGCGGATGAACGTGGCGAAGTTCACCCTGTTCACCGCCCTGGGCTCCCTGCTGTGGAACGCGATCTTCGTGTACGGCGGGTACGCACTGGGGGAGAACTTCCACGTGATCTCGGACTATGCGGACATGTTCTCGAATATCGTGATGGTCCTGATCCTCGTGTTCCTCGCGGTGTGGGTGGTCCTCCGCCTGCGCCGGAACCGCGGCCGGGCCGCCGATCCGGCGGTGGACCACGAGGATCCCGAGGCCGCCGCCGCCCGCGTGGAGGCCGAGATCAAGGCCCTCCAGCACCGGAAGTGA
- a CDS encoding amino acid ABC transporter ATP-binding protein, with product MTEQTASPRPSDAGTAAGVHIAGLHKSYGSNHVLRGIDLDVAPGEVVCLIGPSGSGKSTLLRCVNLLEVPDSGGVQVGEFTVTDPDVDLDRLRQHVGMVFQQFNLFPHLTVLENCTVAQVKVLKRSAAEAADTARRQLARVGLGELEGRYPDQLSGGQQQRVAIARALSMDPRLMLFDEPTSALDPETVGDVLAIMRKLAREGMTMLVVTHEMGFAREVADRVVFMDGGVVVEQGPASAVITDPQEPRTQDFLRRVLNPAGVDI from the coding sequence ATGACCGAGCAGACCGCCTCCCCCCGCCCCTCCGACGCCGGGACCGCCGCCGGCGTGCACATCGCCGGGCTGCACAAGTCCTACGGCTCCAACCACGTGCTGCGCGGCATCGACCTGGACGTGGCCCCCGGCGAGGTCGTGTGCCTGATCGGGCCCTCCGGCTCCGGCAAGTCCACGCTGCTGCGCTGCGTGAACCTGCTCGAGGTCCCCGACTCCGGCGGCGTGCAGGTGGGCGAGTTCACCGTCACCGACCCGGACGTGGACCTGGACCGGCTGCGCCAGCACGTGGGCATGGTGTTCCAGCAGTTCAACCTGTTCCCGCACCTGACGGTGCTGGAGAACTGCACCGTGGCCCAGGTGAAGGTGCTCAAGCGCTCCGCCGCCGAGGCCGCGGACACCGCCCGCCGCCAGCTGGCCCGCGTGGGCCTCGGCGAGCTCGAGGGCCGCTACCCGGACCAGCTCTCCGGCGGCCAGCAGCAGCGCGTCGCGATCGCCCGCGCCCTCTCCATGGACCCGCGGCTGATGCTCTTCGACGAGCCCACCTCCGCCCTGGACCCGGAGACCGTGGGCGACGTCCTGGCGATCATGCGCAAGCTGGCCCGCGAGGGCATGACCATGCTCGTCGTGACGCACGAGATGGGCTTCGCCCGCGAGGTCGCCGACCGCGTCGTGTTCATGGACGGCGGCGTCGTCGTCGAGCAGGGCCCGGCCTCCGCCGTCATCACCGACCCGCAGGAGCCGCGCACCCAGGACTTCCTGCGCCGCGTCCTGAACCCCGCCGGCGTGGACATCTGA
- a CDS encoding amino acid ABC transporter permease translates to MSVAVQAAVFVLAIVVVALLADWQAIAENVLNFSAAGPMFPNVILVGLGNTIFYTVTAFVVGLLGGMLLALMRMSSFAPYRWLATAYVEFFRGIPALLVFLAFGYGVPFAFGVSWPIPVVVMIALGMVSAAYIAETLRAGLQAVPKGQMEAARSLGMPHWRAMLTIVIPQAFRVVLPPLTNEVILLTKDSSLVYVLGLAAHEYELTKFGRDGIAALDAGMTPILVAGLCYLVITIPLSLLARRFEARSSRKAH, encoded by the coding sequence CTGTCCGTCGCCGTCCAGGCCGCCGTGTTCGTCCTGGCGATCGTCGTCGTCGCCCTGCTGGCGGACTGGCAGGCGATCGCGGAGAACGTCCTGAACTTCAGCGCCGCGGGCCCGATGTTCCCGAACGTGATCCTCGTCGGGCTGGGCAACACGATCTTCTACACGGTCACCGCGTTCGTCGTCGGCCTGCTCGGCGGCATGCTCCTGGCGCTCATGCGCATGAGCTCCTTCGCCCCGTACCGGTGGCTGGCCACGGCCTACGTGGAGTTCTTCCGCGGCATCCCCGCACTGCTGGTGTTCCTGGCCTTCGGCTACGGCGTGCCCTTCGCGTTCGGGGTCTCCTGGCCCATCCCGGTCGTCGTGATGATCGCCCTGGGCATGGTGTCCGCGGCGTACATCGCCGAGACCCTGCGCGCCGGCCTGCAGGCCGTCCCGAAGGGCCAGATGGAGGCCGCCCGCTCACTGGGCATGCCGCACTGGCGCGCCATGCTCACCATCGTGATCCCCCAGGCGTTCCGCGTGGTGCTGCCGCCGCTGACCAACGAGGTCATCCTCCTGACCAAGGACTCCTCCCTGGTCTACGTGCTGGGCCTGGCCGCACACGAGTACGAGCTCACGAAGTTCGGCCGCGACGGCATCGCCGCCCTGGACGCCGGCATGACCCCGATCCTCGTGGCCGGCCTGTGCTACCTGGTGATCACCATCCCGCTGTCCCTGCTGGCGCGCCGCTTCGAGGCCCGCTCGTCCCGGAAGGCCCACTGA
- a CDS encoding ABC transporter substrate-binding protein, producing MPRTPSRALGAVGAGLSAALLSGCAVIGGDAGTTGPLAEDDLRATYRLHEPGVLTVCADVPYPPFEFEQDGQLTGYDIDLTRKLAETMDLQLKVVDTSFEAIESGASLTGCDLNASAISITEPRQHVMAFTLPYLDDDLVLVARKDSGITDVASAQGKRVGVQTATTGEEYAQSQGLDTVQFEDGGMQVQALQAGTVDALLGNQSVLLYSLKDDPRFGVVESLPTGEQLGMGVAPDNALLGSAVNRALQTLRNDGTVAELQQKWFGTAQKDYQ from the coding sequence ATGCCCCGCACCCCCTCCCGCGCCCTCGGCGCCGTGGGCGCCGGCCTGAGCGCCGCGCTCCTGAGCGGCTGCGCCGTGATCGGCGGCGACGCCGGAACGACCGGCCCCCTGGCCGAGGACGACCTGCGCGCGACCTACCGGCTGCACGAGCCCGGCGTGCTCACGGTCTGCGCCGACGTGCCCTACCCGCCGTTCGAGTTCGAGCAGGACGGCCAGCTGACGGGCTACGACATCGACCTCACCCGCAAGCTCGCCGAGACCATGGACCTGCAGCTGAAGGTGGTGGACACCTCCTTCGAGGCCATCGAGTCCGGGGCGTCCCTGACCGGCTGCGACCTCAACGCCTCCGCCATCTCCATCACCGAGCCGCGCCAGCACGTCATGGCGTTCACCCTCCCCTACCTCGACGACGACCTCGTCCTCGTGGCCCGCAAGGACTCCGGGATCACGGACGTCGCCTCGGCCCAGGGCAAGCGTGTGGGCGTGCAGACCGCCACCACCGGCGAGGAGTACGCCCAGTCCCAGGGGCTGGACACCGTCCAGTTCGAGGACGGCGGCATGCAGGTCCAGGCCCTCCAGGCCGGCACCGTGGACGCCCTGCTGGGCAACCAGTCCGTGCTGCTGTACTCCCTCAAGGACGACCCCCGCTTCGGCGTCGTCGAGTCCCTGCCCACCGGCGAGCAGCTCGGCATGGGCGTGGCCCCGGACAACGCGCTGCTCGGCTCCGCCGTCAACCGTGCCCTCCAGACGCTGCGCAACGACGGCACCGTGGCCGAGCTGCAGCAGAAGTGGTTCGGCACCGCCCAGAAGGACTACCAGTGA
- a CDS encoding Clp protease N-terminal domain-containing protein has protein sequence MAQDPAGWRRTAVLLSGAWREALRVSAPRVEPEHLFLGVLASGGPAARVSARQGLSLTAARRGAAVRANRQLRAVGEDVARAGRIPRTPLAAVDRGGAATLPLSAASEGMLPARRLAMTEAAWALDLLQEPAGAVSALVAAAGVDVDALRHALRAADRDEPRLPGAALDVMPAPCPVPPDALTPPDGIRPSGSRASRAGRLSAIGAEWFVAAPREHVMRLLRDPEPIRAITAQPADAEVDDAFGVVTTVRSRGARGGEHRSTSQLFPSETSTPDGAARIRWAEVLDEHRPPHQDSDGTLVPDGRDYSGDLAGAYVFTLVDDSGPDPDQPVDYPGHQPLSGAGTRVRLERTRRTVRRRDALASRATRWPQAWAVAQHLQSLASLAADRA, from the coding sequence ATGGCCCAGGACCCCGCCGGCTGGCGCCGCACCGCCGTGCTGCTCTCCGGGGCGTGGCGGGAGGCGCTGCGCGTCTCCGCCCCCCGGGTCGAGCCGGAGCACCTGTTCCTCGGGGTGCTGGCCTCCGGCGGCCCCGCCGCCCGGGTCTCCGCCCGCCAGGGCCTCTCCCTGACCGCGGCACGCCGCGGCGCGGCCGTCCGCGCCAACCGCCAGCTCCGCGCCGTGGGCGAGGACGTGGCCCGCGCGGGCCGGATCCCCCGCACCCCCCTGGCCGCCGTGGATCGCGGCGGCGCCGCCACCCTGCCGCTGTCCGCTGCCTCTGAGGGCATGCTCCCGGCCCGCCGCCTCGCCATGACCGAGGCCGCGTGGGCTCTGGACCTGCTCCAGGAGCCGGCGGGCGCCGTCTCCGCGCTCGTCGCCGCGGCGGGGGTGGACGTCGACGCCCTGCGCCACGCCCTGCGCGCGGCGGACAGGGACGAGCCCCGGCTGCCCGGTGCGGCGCTCGACGTCATGCCCGCCCCGTGCCCCGTGCCCCCCGACGCCCTCACCCCGCCGGACGGGATCCGTCCCTCAGGCTCCCGTGCGAGCCGGGCCGGCCGGCTGTCCGCAATCGGCGCCGAGTGGTTCGTGGCGGCGCCGCGCGAGCACGTGATGCGACTGCTGCGGGACCCTGAGCCGATCCGCGCCATCACGGCGCAGCCCGCGGACGCGGAGGTCGACGACGCGTTCGGTGTGGTCACCACCGTGCGCTCACGCGGCGCGCGCGGCGGCGAGCACCGTTCCACCAGCCAGCTGTTCCCCTCCGAGACCTCCACCCCGGACGGCGCGGCCCGCATCCGCTGGGCCGAGGTCCTCGACGAGCACCGGCCTCCGCACCAGGACTCGGACGGCACCCTGGTGCCCGACGGGCGCGACTACTCCGGGGACCTCGCCGGCGCGTACGTGTTCACACTCGTGGACGACTCCGGCCCGGACCCGGACCAGCCCGTGGACTACCCCGGCCACCAGCCTCTCTCCGGGGCCGGCACCCGGGTGCGACTGGAACGGACGCGCCGCACCGTCCGCCGTCGGGACGCCCTGGCCTCCCGGGCCACCCGCTGGCCCCAGGCCTGGGCCGTGGCCCAGCACCTGCAGTCGCTCGCCTCCCTGGCCGCGGACCGGGCCTGA
- a CDS encoding YihY/virulence factor BrkB family protein: MPSSPVPDASTGGRAPRTYARPRASLLYVLERTWTRLVGMQVWDVAAAMTFFAVLSLLPTLVALVSLVSLLGVEARTVETAARLATEVWPSLDAAEVSAWILNAGRTATGTPGLVLGAAGAVVSASGAVGAFHRAMHRIYDTREGRPFLVYRLVVLLETLALIVGAALVMSLMVLGGDLSERLGRLLGVGRGAVAVWNASTWPMILVLLALIVSVAYRRGPNVRPPCHRPFSLGAVGAVALLFAAALALGWIVARFGGLALVGRLNSALGVLGLAWAACIVLVAGAAFDAEMLRARQLAVGVESADELQLATRDTWVLRQVERQEARHLRVGRLVAEAVRTEEPVTTPATRLLAEAGSLFAVDAAGRSASDLTSGRPFHAVPPADRAGV, from the coding sequence ATGCCCTCCTCCCCCGTGCCCGACGCGTCCACCGGCGGCCGTGCGCCCCGGACCTACGCCCGGCCCCGTGCGAGCCTGCTCTACGTGCTGGAGCGCACCTGGACCCGACTGGTGGGGATGCAGGTCTGGGACGTCGCCGCCGCCATGACGTTCTTCGCCGTCCTCTCCCTGCTGCCCACCCTCGTCGCGCTCGTCTCCCTCGTGTCCCTGCTGGGGGTGGAGGCCCGCACCGTGGAGACCGCCGCGCGCCTGGCCACCGAGGTCTGGCCGAGCCTCGACGCCGCGGAGGTCTCCGCCTGGATCCTGAACGCGGGGCGGACGGCCACCGGCACCCCGGGCCTCGTCCTCGGCGCGGCGGGCGCCGTCGTCTCCGCCTCGGGCGCGGTGGGCGCGTTCCACCGCGCCATGCACCGCATCTACGACACGCGTGAGGGGCGCCCGTTCCTCGTCTACCGCCTCGTCGTGCTCCTGGAGACGCTGGCGCTGATCGTGGGCGCCGCCCTGGTCATGTCCCTCATGGTGCTCGGCGGCGACCTCTCGGAGCGCCTCGGGCGCCTGCTGGGGGTGGGGCGCGGGGCCGTGGCGGTGTGGAACGCGAGCACCTGGCCGATGATCCTGGTGCTGCTCGCGCTGATCGTCTCCGTCGCCTACCGGCGGGGACCGAACGTGCGCCCGCCCTGCCACCGCCCCTTCTCCCTGGGGGCTGTCGGGGCGGTGGCGCTGCTCTTCGCCGCCGCGCTCGCCCTGGGGTGGATCGTGGCGCGGTTCGGCGGGTTGGCGCTCGTCGGCCGGCTGAACTCCGCCCTGGGCGTCCTCGGCCTGGCGTGGGCGGCGTGCATCGTGCTGGTGGCCGGCGCCGCCTTCGACGCGGAGATGCTCCGCGCCCGCCAGCTCGCCGTGGGGGTGGAGTCCGCCGACGAGCTGCAGCTCGCCACCCGGGACACCTGGGTGCTGCGCCAGGTGGAGCGGCAGGAGGCCCGTCACCTGCGGGTCGGGCGGCTGGTGGCGGAGGCGGTGCGCACCGAGGAGCCCGTCACGACTCCCGCCACCCGCCTCCTCGCGGAGGCCGGCTCGCTGTTCGCCGTCGACGCTGCGGGCCGGTCGGCGTCGGACCTCACCTCGGGACGCCCGTTCCACGCCGTGCCGCCCGCGGACCGCGCGGGGGTCTGA
- a CDS encoding class I SAM-dependent methyltransferase: MTDTNPSRGTDTYAHGHQPSVLASHATRTADNSCGYFLDRVRPGQRILDIGCGPGSITLDLAALVGDEGRVTGVDFSAEAIAAARLAAADRGDVVTEFLVGDVFELDLEPASFDVVHAHQVMQHLTDPVAALEAMARFVKPGGILAAGRRLRAWAHQADLHVVLARSSAWSYATTESAAWWGNSQAERVTSSSFAQRAADQGVTPEQLTAMADDWRTWGQHPDAWFFLPHGEIIAVPSPH, from the coding sequence ATGACGGACACGAACCCCTCCCGCGGCACGGACACCTATGCCCACGGCCATCAGCCGAGCGTCCTGGCCTCGCACGCCACCCGCACCGCGGACAACAGCTGCGGCTACTTCCTCGATCGGGTGCGCCCCGGTCAACGGATCCTGGACATCGGATGCGGGCCGGGCTCCATCACGTTGGACCTTGCCGCCCTGGTCGGCGACGAGGGCCGCGTCACCGGAGTGGACTTCTCCGCAGAGGCGATTGCGGCAGCGCGGCTGGCCGCCGCGGATCGGGGCGACGTCGTCACGGAGTTCCTCGTGGGTGACGTGTTCGAGCTCGACCTGGAGCCCGCGTCCTTCGACGTGGTGCATGCCCATCAAGTGATGCAGCACCTGACGGATCCGGTCGCCGCCCTGGAAGCGATGGCCCGCTTCGTGAAGCCAGGCGGCATCCTCGCCGCCGGTCGACGCCTACGAGCCTGGGCCCACCAGGCCGACCTTCATGTCGTCCTCGCACGATCCAGTGCATGGTCCTACGCGACGACGGAGTCCGCAGCGTGGTGGGGCAACTCCCAGGCCGAGCGGGTGACGTCGTCCTCGTTCGCGCAGCGTGCCGCGGACCAGGGGGTCACCCCCGAGCAGCTCACTGCCATGGCCGATGACTGGCGCACGTGGGGCCAGCACCCGGATGCCTGGTTCTTCCTGCCGCACGGCGAGATCATCGCCGTTCCCTCCCCCCACTGA
- a CDS encoding class I SAM-dependent methyltransferase, giving the protein MAAVADDDRLLVEAWAHETGGSLADVGCGPAHWTAHLAALGHDIVGVEPVDEFVAHARRVHPGVRVETGSFRTLPASTFDGILAWYSMIHTPPPEATLLLEHAHEALRPGGSLLLGFFAGDRVEPFDHAVTTAWYWPLDDLTSVLTAAGFTVTDRGTRLDPGTRRHGWMRAHRN; this is encoded by the coding sequence ATGGCGGCGGTGGCCGACGACGACAGGCTGCTGGTCGAGGCATGGGCCCACGAGACAGGCGGAAGCCTCGCCGACGTGGGGTGCGGCCCTGCCCACTGGACCGCCCACCTGGCCGCGCTGGGGCACGACATCGTGGGAGTCGAACCGGTGGACGAGTTCGTGGCCCACGCGCGGCGCGTCCACCCGGGTGTGCGCGTGGAGACGGGCTCGTTCCGGACCCTGCCTGCGTCCACGTTCGACGGGATCCTCGCGTGGTACTCGATGATCCACACACCCCCGCCGGAGGCCACGCTCCTGCTCGAACACGCCCATGAAGCCCTGCGCCCGGGCGGGTCGCTGCTGCTCGGCTTCTTCGCCGGGGACCGGGTGGAGCCCTTCGACCACGCTGTCACCACAGCCTGGTACTGGCCGCTCGATGACCTCACCAGCGTGCTGACCGCAGCGGGATTCACCGTCACCGACCGCGGCACCCGGCTGGACCCGGGCACGCGCCGGCACGGCTGGATGAGAGCGCACCGGAACTGA